Proteins found in one bacterium genomic segment:
- a CDS encoding N-acetyltransferase has protein sequence MDYPVNDKQVIRDCRIGEGTRIWNFVNMYECEVGRDSMIGTFVEVQAGVKIGDRTRVQSHTFICEMVTIGDDVFVGHGVMFINDTMPPQVDRDKWRSTTIEDGASIGSNATLLPVVIGKDAVVGAGAVVTKDVPPGAVVAGNPARVLRYREGYGPAD, from the coding sequence ATGGACTACCCGGTCAACGACAAGCAGGTGATCCGCGATTGCCGGATCGGCGAGGGGACCAGGATCTGGAACTTCGTCAACATGTACGAATGCGAGGTGGGCCGCGACAGCATGATCGGCACCTTCGTCGAGGTGCAGGCCGGCGTGAAGATCGGCGACAGGACCCGCGTCCAGAGCCACACCTTCATCTGCGAGATGGTCACGATCGGCGACGACGTCTTCGTGGGCCACGGCGTCATGTTCATCAACGACACCATGCCGCCCCAGGTCGACCGCGACAAGTGGCGCAGCACCACCATCGAGGACGGGGCGTCGATCGGCTCCAACGCGACGCTGCTGCCCGTGGTGATCGGCAAGGACGCCGTGGTCGGCGCCGGCGCGGTGGTCACCAAGGACGTGCCGCCGGGCGCCGTGGTGGCGGGCAATCCCGCGCGGGTGCTGCGGTACCGGGAGGGGTACGGGCCGGCGGACTGA
- a CDS encoding DUF3228 family protein, producing MSAAPTIGWSAFAAARYRPGTSHSHFLGTDDALIGLVRDHWRDRRPGEGRDGLAEVVVVPVPPERFVCATVEVDETTPLHAVFTRRQTHEDGYVEVSAEGEREPARHAAVVLYSAATLLENGGARSTGCDWEIVCLIAAPVADAPMDPLTMARNMLAKPGGTPCRYTAGQFAAAVWYWRDRARIHVDGGD from the coding sequence GTGAGTGCGGCGCCGACGATCGGTTGGAGCGCCTTCGCCGCCGCGCGCTACCGCCCCGGCACTTCCCACAGCCACTTCCTGGGCACCGACGACGCGCTGATCGGGCTGGTCCGCGACCACTGGCGGGACCGGCGCCCCGGCGAGGGACGAGACGGCCTGGCCGAGGTGGTGGTGGTGCCCGTGCCGCCGGAACGCTTCGTCTGCGCCACCGTCGAGGTCGACGAGACGACGCCGCTGCACGCCGTTTTCACCCGCCGCCAGACCCACGAGGACGGCTACGTCGAGGTCAGCGCCGAGGGCGAGCGCGAACCGGCCCGCCACGCGGCGGTCGTGCTCTACAGCGCCGCCACCCTGCTCGAGAACGGCGGCGCACGCAGCACCGGCTGCGACTGGGAGATCGTCTGCCTCATCGCCGCTCCCGTCGCCGACGCGCCCATGGACCCCTTGACCATGGCCCGCAACATGCTCGCCAAGCCAGGCGGCACGCCTTGCCGCTACACGGCCGGGCAGTTTGCCGCGGCCGTCTGGTACTGGCGAGACCGGGCCCGGATCCACGTCGACGGCGGCGATTGA
- the rfaD gene encoding ADP-glyceromanno-heptose 6-epimerase: MSGTIIVTGGAGFIGANIVRELNARGADDVVIVDRLRHGDKWRNLAVLRFEDFVDKDVFRDDVLTDTVPYDVDAIVHMGACSSTTETDADYLADNNYRYTRDLCEWCLRRGVRFVYASSAATYGDGSRGYSDDDAATPALRPLNMYGYSKHMFDLWALRHGLFERIVGLKYFNVYGPLEDHKGDMRSVVNKAHGQIVEKGKVELFKSYRPEYADGGQVRDFVYVRDAVDVTLHFLEDRDTGGLFNCGTGRARSWTDLANATFVAAGREPDIEFIQMPPDLREKYQYHTEADLTKLRAAGYGNAFTSLEDGVRDYVCDHLAVES, from the coding sequence ATGAGCGGCACGATCATCGTCACCGGCGGCGCGGGCTTCATCGGCGCCAACATCGTCAGGGAGCTGAACGCACGCGGCGCGGACGACGTGGTGATCGTGGACCGCCTGCGCCACGGCGACAAGTGGCGCAACCTCGCCGTCCTGCGCTTCGAGGATTTCGTCGACAAGGACGTCTTCCGCGACGACGTGCTCACCGACACCGTGCCCTACGACGTCGACGCGATCGTCCACATGGGCGCCTGCAGCTCCACCACCGAGACCGACGCCGACTACCTGGCCGACAACAACTACCGCTACACCCGCGACCTCTGCGAGTGGTGCCTGCGCCGCGGCGTGCGCTTCGTCTACGCGTCGAGCGCGGCGACCTACGGCGACGGCTCGCGGGGCTACAGCGACGACGATGCAGCGACGCCCGCCCTGCGGCCGCTGAACATGTACGGCTACAGCAAGCACATGTTCGACCTGTGGGCGCTGCGGCACGGACTGTTCGAACGCATCGTCGGCCTGAAGTACTTCAACGTCTACGGCCCGCTGGAGGACCACAAGGGCGATATGCGCTCGGTGGTCAACAAGGCCCACGGCCAGATCGTCGAGAAGGGCAAGGTGGAACTCTTCAAGTCGTACAGGCCCGAATACGCCGACGGCGGGCAGGTGCGCGACTTCGTCTACGTGCGCGACGCCGTGGACGTCACCCTGCACTTCCTGGAAGACCGCGACACGGGCGGCCTCTTCAACTGCGGCACCGGGCGGGCGCGTTCCTGGACGGATCTGGCCAACGCCACCTTCGTCGCCGCCGGACGCGAGCCAGACATCGAGTTCATCCAGATGCCGCCGGACCTGCGCGAGAAATACCAGTACCACACCGAGGCCGATCTGACCAAGCTGCGCGCCGCCGGTTACGGGAATGCCTTCACGAGCCTCGAGGACGGCGTGCGCGACTACGTGTGCGACCATCTGGCGGTCGAATCGTGA
- a CDS encoding Crp/Fnr family transcriptional regulator, whose protein sequence is MASIARKEQLEFMLDSPFGRRMGREICAAMLEYAETIEAKADEVIIEQGASPRGLYMVIEGQVKLLRSGPGYREHIVHLAEAHAMFGEGALFLQGHPVATVALQDSRLLLFPREPFLLTMAAYPELQHYIMRVMAGWISQLVEKIDQLTLCDGAQRLARYLVGLHERSPYADYVTGAHVDLPTRKRDLATMLNMNQPSLSRILRQLQDAELIDVQGRRVVLKDMEALRGMARMPTTDAPRRDFD, encoded by the coding sequence ATGGCATCCATCGCTCGCAAGGAACAGCTCGAGTTCATGCTGGACAGCCCCTTCGGCCGGCGCATGGGCCGGGAGATCTGCGCGGCCATGCTCGAATACGCCGAGACGATCGAGGCCAAGGCCGACGAGGTGATCATCGAACAGGGCGCCTCCCCGCGGGGCCTCTACATGGTCATCGAGGGACAGGTGAAGCTGCTCCGGTCGGGGCCGGGCTACCGCGAGCACATCGTCCACCTGGCCGAAGCCCACGCCATGTTCGGCGAGGGCGCTCTGTTCCTGCAGGGACATCCCGTGGCCACCGTGGCCCTGCAGGACTCGCGCCTGCTCCTGTTCCCGCGCGAGCCGTTCCTGTTGACCATGGCGGCCTATCCCGAGCTGCAACACTACATCATGCGGGTGATGGCAGGCTGGATCTCGCAACTGGTCGAGAAGATCGACCAGCTCACCCTCTGCGACGGCGCCCAGCGCCTGGCCCGCTATCTCGTGGGCCTGCACGAGCGCAGCCCCTACGCCGACTACGTGACCGGCGCCCACGTCGACCTGCCCACACGCAAGCGGGACCTGGCGACCATGCTGAACATGAACCAGCCGTCCCTCTCCCGGATCTTGCGGCAGCTGCAGGACGCCGAGTTGATCGACGTGCAGGGCCGACGCGTGGTGCTGAAGGACATGGAAGCCCTGCGGGGCATGGCGCGCATGCCGACCACGGATGCGCCGCGGCGGGATTTCGACTGA
- the rpsD gene encoding 30S ribosomal protein S4: MKYNGPKIKKARALGIALTPKSERYLDRKPYPPGQHGRIQQLRRRKMSPYKTQLLEKQKLRSMYNIHERQMRNSYARASRKGDMVNTLLQELESRLDAVVLRGGLARSIYAARQYVGHGHLLVDGKKVDIPSYRVKPNQVVSVRTKSRNMDCFHIALDTAQAPPPYLERDKKAMSVKYLYDPPREEVPILCEVPLVIEFYSR, encoded by the coding sequence TTGAAGTACAACGGACCCAAGATCAAGAAGGCGCGCGCGCTCGGCATCGCGCTGACGCCCAAGTCCGAGCGCTACCTGGACCGCAAGCCCTATCCGCCCGGACAGCACGGACGGATCCAGCAGTTGCGCCGCCGCAAGATGTCCCCGTACAAGACCCAGCTGCTCGAGAAGCAGAAGCTGCGCAGCATGTACAACATCCACGAGCGCCAGATGCGCAACTCCTACGCCCGGGCCTCGCGCAAGGGCGACATGGTCAACACCCTGTTGCAGGAGCTCGAATCGCGCCTGGACGCCGTGGTGCTGCGCGGCGGCCTGGCCCGCAGCATCTACGCCGCCCGCCAGTACGTCGGCCACGGCCACCTGCTCGTCGACGGCAAGAAGGTGGACATCCCGTCCTACCGGGTGAAGCCCAACCAGGTCGTCTCGGTGCGCACGAAGAGCCGCAACATGGACTGCTTCCACATCGCCCTGGACACCGCCCAGGCCCCGCCGCCCTACCTGGAGCGCGACAAGAAGGCCATGTCGGTGAAGTACCTCTACGACCCCCCGCGTGAAGAGGTGCCCATCCTCTGCGAGGTGCCGCTAGTGATCGAGTTCTACTCGCGCTAG
- the buk gene encoding butyrate kinase — translation MQDRTDTPATEPPIFDIERALEDQILAVMKNRPTVVLTEPTDPRIVEAACHLARFARLVFLAPESDVRGVVANDLAHLDPTRVEFTMQSSTFVDPAADDDLLDEFARECMCLPEELRRESTLEEAREANKKPSRFGIMAVRCGHADMVAGGMTHRPRDYFRPMLRLLQVNRVMCEAGVFVLPPEHPTDIFPHNIVIFGDVGVNATMTPETLARIAVGTCAVARDIIPEDVLPIINGAIVSYSHKGSDEGESPELVRRAAALVPDILAERVKMGERYASINIEGEVKISTALSRRSAMYYTGGDAESLSGRTNVIIAPNLDLGNLLFHLYSARYPEAKKFTAMFGIRFKGVDLPMDCTAKDAELAIQASILRLQKFGHWDRTPRDTFFPRRRILAVNPGSTSTRISVYEGDLESFTTELQHSAAEMEPYESLPITAQHMFRKDVILKELEAHGLTLDDLDAVAARGGLVRPIPHGTYHVNELMLSDLRDAIGGEHASNLGALIADELARGRELPAYIVDPVVVDEVWERAKITGLKEIRRLVISHALNQIATAQRYAQEHETFYESINVIVCHMGGGITAGAHRRGRYLDVNNGLNGEGPFTPQRSGSLPTGQLIDLCYSGKYTHGDLKQLNKGRGGLIDLLGTADLREVQRRIDGGDGWAREVFEAMAYQIAKEIAGLLPAFQGEPLDRVLLTGGMARSEPLVAAIESYLPPSCCGVSVYPGENEMYALVMGVLRVLNGKEGARTYAPEIKG, via the coding sequence AACCGGCCGACGGTAGTGCTGACCGAGCCCACCGATCCGCGCATCGTCGAGGCGGCCTGCCACCTGGCCCGCTTCGCGCGGCTGGTGTTCCTGGCGCCCGAATCAGACGTGCGCGGCGTCGTGGCGAACGACCTCGCCCATCTCGATCCCACCCGCGTGGAATTCACGATGCAGTCGTCCACCTTCGTGGATCCGGCCGCCGACGACGACCTGCTGGACGAGTTCGCCCGGGAGTGCATGTGCCTGCCCGAGGAGCTCCGGCGCGAGTCGACGCTGGAGGAAGCCCGCGAGGCCAACAAGAAGCCCTCGCGGTTCGGCATCATGGCGGTGCGGTGCGGCCACGCGGACATGGTCGCCGGCGGCATGACCCACCGGCCGCGCGACTACTTCCGCCCCATGCTGCGTCTGCTCCAGGTCAACCGGGTGATGTGCGAGGCCGGCGTCTTCGTGCTGCCGCCGGAGCACCCCACCGACATCTTTCCCCACAACATCGTGATCTTCGGCGACGTGGGCGTGAACGCGACCATGACCCCCGAGACCCTGGCGCGCATCGCCGTCGGCACCTGCGCGGTGGCGCGCGACATCATTCCCGAGGACGTGCTGCCGATCATCAACGGCGCCATCGTGTCCTATTCGCACAAGGGATCCGACGAGGGCGAGTCGCCGGAACTGGTGCGCCGGGCAGCCGCCCTGGTGCCGGATATCCTCGCCGAGCGCGTCAAGATGGGCGAGCGCTACGCATCGATCAACATCGAGGGCGAGGTGAAGATCTCGACCGCGCTGTCGCGCAGGTCGGCCATGTACTACACGGGCGGCGACGCGGAATCGCTCAGCGGCCGCACCAACGTGATCATCGCGCCGAACCTGGACCTGGGCAACCTGCTCTTCCACCTGTACTCGGCGCGCTATCCGGAGGCCAAGAAGTTCACGGCGATGTTCGGCATCCGTTTCAAGGGCGTCGATCTGCCCATGGACTGCACCGCCAAGGACGCCGAGCTGGCGATCCAGGCCAGCATCCTGCGCCTGCAGAAGTTCGGACACTGGGACCGCACGCCCAGGGACACCTTCTTCCCGCGCCGGCGCATCCTGGCCGTCAATCCCGGCTCGACAAGCACCAGGATCAGCGTCTACGAAGGCGACCTGGAGAGCTTCACCACCGAGCTGCAGCATTCCGCCGCCGAGATGGAGCCCTACGAGAGCCTGCCGATCACCGCCCAGCACATGTTCCGCAAGGACGTCATCCTGAAAGAACTAGAGGCCCACGGCCTGACGCTGGACGACCTGGACGCCGTGGCCGCGCGCGGCGGGCTGGTGAGGCCCATCCCCCACGGCACCTACCACGTGAACGAGCTCATGCTGAGCGACCTGCGCGACGCCATCGGCGGCGAGCACGCCTCCAACCTGGGCGCCCTGATCGCCGACGAGCTCGCGCGCGGGCGCGAGCTGCCGGCCTACATCGTCGACCCGGTGGTGGTGGACGAGGTGTGGGAGCGGGCCAAGATCACCGGCCTGAAGGAGATCAGGCGGCTGGTGATAAGCCACGCGCTGAACCAGATCGCCACGGCCCAGCGCTACGCCCAGGAGCACGAGACATTCTACGAGAGCATCAACGTGATCGTCTGCCACATGGGCGGGGGCATCACCGCCGGCGCGCACCGCCGGGGCCGCTACCTCGACGTCAACAACGGCCTGAACGGCGAGGGGCCCTTCACGCCACAGCGTTCCGGCTCCCTCCCCACGGGGCAGCTCATCGACCTCTGCTACTCGGGCAAGTACACCCACGGGGATCTCAAGCAACTCAACAAGGGGCGCGGGGGCCTGATCGATCTGCTCGGCACCGCCGACCTGCGCGAGGTGCAGCGGCGCATCGACGGGGGCGACGGCTGGGCCCGGGAGGTCTTCGAGGCCATGGCCTACCAGATCGCCAAGGAGATCGCCGGCCTGCTGCCCGCCTTCCAGGGAGAGCCGCTGGACCGGGTCCTGCTCACCGGCGGGATGGCCCGCAGCGAGCCCCTGGTCGCGGCCATCGAGTCCTACCTGCCGCCATCCTGCTGCGGCGTCTCGGTCTACCCGGGCGAGAACGAGATGTACGCCCTGGTGATGGGCGTGCTGCGGGTTCTGAACGGCAAGGAAGGCGCGCGCACCTACGCGCCGGAGATCAAGGGATGA
- a CDS encoding HPP family protein, whose product MNGTGGSPLEHPLYRAVRWISRLQLRSALRRVDDVRPLIMLYAMISGALALGIITAASIWTRVPLLFPPLAPSAFILFTMPLAPAASPRNLVMGHSVAVAVGLLVLHAFDNLWPGAGLMNPGTLGAARVWAIIVTMGLITALMIMLRCQHPPAAASAMIATMGFLDPLQALGLVAAALLLALEAVALVRWLAGLPYPIWRADATAVRCYGELAGLTTDHEDRWQRLRDITFKTRQA is encoded by the coding sequence GTGAACGGCACCGGCGGATCTCCCCTCGAGCACCCGCTCTATCGCGCGGTGAGGTGGATCTCCCGGCTTCAGTTGCGCTCGGCGCTGCGTCGCGTCGACGACGTCAGGCCCCTGATCATGCTCTACGCCATGATCAGCGGCGCGCTGGCGCTGGGCATCATCACGGCCGCCTCGATCTGGACGCGCGTGCCCCTGCTCTTCCCGCCGCTGGCCCCCTCGGCCTTCATCCTGTTCACCATGCCGCTGGCGCCGGCGGCAAGCCCGCGCAACCTGGTCATGGGCCACAGCGTCGCCGTGGCCGTCGGGCTGCTCGTGCTGCACGCCTTCGACAACCTCTGGCCCGGCGCCGGTCTGATGAACCCGGGCACGCTCGGCGCCGCCCGCGTGTGGGCCATCATCGTCACCATGGGCCTGATCACGGCCCTGATGATCATGCTGCGCTGCCAGCATCCCCCCGCCGCCGCGAGCGCCATGATCGCGACCATGGGCTTCCTCGATCCGCTCCAGGCCCTGGGACTGGTGGCCGCGGCCCTGCTGCTCGCCCTCGAGGCGGTGGCGCTGGTGCGCTGGCTGGCCGGACTGCCCTATCCGATCTGGCGGGCTGACGCGACGGCCGTCCGCTGCTACGGTGAACTGGCCGGACTGACCACCGACCACGAGGACCGATGGCAACGATTGCGGGACATAACCTTCAAGACCCGACAGGCGTGA
- a CDS encoding glycerophosphodiester phosphodiesterase has product MATIAGHNLQDPTGVTRRPLLVAHRGASARAPENTLEAFHLALDLCADGVELDVHETADGRFAVHHDPDLPAGPLRELPLARVRGRPAKYGGEVPSLADALGMMARRRPGYVVCVEVKGLRSWANLRRELSPWRDALHLEIQSFDIGYLREMAAAPDGHRLGVITQSPGPDPVALLDELGAVGLSVRHDAITAELAGVLHAAGKRLYAWTVNDAGRARELAAAGVDAVISDAPDVIGAGLRPR; this is encoded by the coding sequence ATGGCAACGATTGCGGGACATAACCTTCAAGACCCGACAGGCGTGACGCGCCGGCCGCTGCTGGTCGCCCACCGCGGCGCCTCCGCCCGTGCGCCCGAGAACACCCTCGAGGCCTTCCACCTGGCCCTGGACCTGTGCGCCGACGGCGTGGAGCTGGACGTGCACGAGACCGCCGACGGCCGTTTCGCCGTGCATCACGATCCCGACCTGCCCGCCGGCCCGCTCCGCGAGCTGCCTCTCGCGCGGGTGCGCGGTCGTCCGGCCAAGTACGGCGGCGAGGTGCCGTCGCTGGCCGACGCGCTGGGGATGATGGCCCGTCGCCGGCCCGGCTACGTGGTCTGCGTGGAGGTCAAGGGCCTGCGGTCCTGGGCGAACCTGCGGCGCGAGCTGTCGCCGTGGCGGGACGCGCTGCACCTGGAGATCCAGTCCTTCGATATCGGCTACCTGCGGGAGATGGCCGCCGCGCCCGACGGGCACCGGCTGGGCGTGATCACCCAGTCCCCCGGTCCCGACCCGGTGGCGCTGCTGGACGAGCTGGGGGCGGTGGGCCTGTCCGTGCGGCACGACGCGATCACGGCGGAGCTGGCCGGCGTCCTGCACGCGGCGGGCAAGCGTCTCTACGCCTGGACGGTCAACGACGCGGGGCGGGCGCGGGAGCTGGCGGCGGCGGGGGTGGATGCGGTGATCTCGGACGCGCCGGACGTGATCGGGGCGGGCTTGCGCCCACGCTGA
- a CDS encoding HDOD domain-containing protein — MGLINTIKMHAAISSGNFGKMFKDAKLPVLPQAVSRVLDEVNREEPDVTVLENIIAAEPEFSVKVVSTVNSSLFALRAKVTGVRHAITLLGFDRIRSVILSYSMLEALPKPGGDLFVHEAYWTDTLLRSLLAQSIARRVRPGEEEEAFTSMLVADVAVPVLLTTWRDYYEPILKNWRSGQHNLARLERDAYGWDHAQASAWILQKWDFPEKLVCLVGAHTLTRDEIKEYGMDDSVADCLAVASQLPSSLARDHSRCDRMIELAGHALALPQDAWPGIYDEVRQNFEAVYAQFSLTSSHALGTLDGLAYAIRKLGQEICV; from the coding sequence ATGGGACTGATCAACACCATCAAGATGCATGCGGCCATTTCCAGCGGGAACTTCGGCAAGATGTTCAAGGATGCCAAACTGCCTGTGCTGCCCCAGGCGGTGTCGCGCGTCCTGGACGAGGTGAACAGGGAAGAGCCGGACGTGACGGTCCTCGAGAACATCATCGCAGCCGAACCGGAGTTCAGCGTCAAGGTGGTCAGCACCGTCAATTCATCCCTCTTCGCCCTGCGCGCCAAGGTCACGGGCGTGAGGCACGCCATCACCCTGCTGGGTTTCGACCGCATCCGTTCGGTGATCCTGTCCTACTCCATGCTGGAAGCCCTGCCCAAACCCGGGGGCGACCTCTTCGTCCACGAGGCCTACTGGACCGACACGCTGCTGCGATCGCTGCTGGCCCAGTCCATCGCCAGGCGCGTGCGCCCGGGCGAGGAGGAAGAGGCCTTCACCTCCATGCTGGTGGCCGACGTGGCCGTGCCGGTGCTGCTGACGACCTGGCGCGACTACTACGAACCCATCCTGAAGAACTGGCGCAGCGGGCAGCACAACCTGGCCCGCCTCGAGCGCGACGCCTACGGCTGGGACCATGCCCAGGCCAGCGCCTGGATCCTGCAGAAGTGGGACTTCCCGGAGAAGCTGGTCTGCCTGGTCGGCGCCCACACGCTGACCCGCGACGAGATCAAGGAATACGGCATGGACGATTCGGTGGCCGACTGCCTCGCCGTCGCCTCTCAGCTGCCGAGCAGCCTGGCGCGCGACCATTCCCGCTGCGACAGGATGATCGAACTCGCCGGGCACGCCCTCGCCTTGCCGCAAGACGCCTGGCCCGGCATCTACGACGAGGTCCGGCAGAACTTCGAGGCCGTATACGCCCAGTTCAGCCTGACCAGCAGCCACGCCCTCGGGACACTGGACGGCCTCGCGTACGCGATCCGCAAACTGGGGCAGGAGATATGCGTGTGA
- a CDS encoding HDOD domain-containing protein produces the protein MVDRTAQAESESVRQTFEKEFGKIEIPVLPAAVSRLLAEINSDEPDTGRLEKIISSEPQICAKILRTVNSSHFALRSQVKTIRHAIAMLGLNRVRSIGLSYAMFDAVKPPKNKLFNHEAFWTDTLLRALMARCITRRTRPGAEEEAFTAMMLADISIPVLLTAWEEKYLPVFAKWQGNIMELAQLERHDVGWDHAQASAWILHKWEFPEALVCAAGAHNMDAGQLRASGFGETLAVQVMCASHLPSSLRPSRGRMRNMIRVMRKELGLTTKEWPDIHREIRDSFDAICKEFELNGQLAAKVLEVLEELVGE, from the coding sequence ATGGTCGACAGGACGGCGCAGGCGGAGTCCGAATCCGTCAGACAGACCTTCGAAAAGGAATTCGGCAAGATCGAGATACCGGTGCTGCCGGCCGCCGTCTCGCGCCTACTGGCCGAGATCAACAGCGACGAGCCCGACACCGGCCGCCTGGAGAAGATCATCTCCTCGGAGCCCCAGATCTGCGCCAAGATCCTGCGCACGGTCAATTCGTCCCACTTCGCGCTGCGCTCGCAGGTCAAGACCATCCGTCACGCCATCGCCATGCTGGGCCTGAACCGCGTCCGTTCGATCGGGCTGTCCTACGCCATGTTCGATGCGGTGAAGCCGCCGAAGAACAAGCTCTTCAACCACGAGGCCTTCTGGACGGACACGCTCCTGCGCGCCCTGATGGCCCGCTGCATCACCCGCCGCACGCGACCCGGCGCCGAGGAGGAGGCCTTCACGGCCATGATGCTCGCGGACATCTCCATACCGGTGCTGCTGACGGCCTGGGAGGAGAAGTACCTGCCCGTGTTCGCCAAGTGGCAGGGCAACATCATGGAGCTGGCCCAGCTCGAAAGGCACGATGTGGGCTGGGACCACGCCCAGGCCAGCGCCTGGATCCTGCACAAGTGGGAATTCCCCGAGGCCCTGGTCTGCGCGGCCGGCGCCCACAACATGGACGCCGGGCAGCTCCGCGCGTCGGGCTTCGGCGAGACGCTGGCCGTCCAGGTGATGTGCGCCTCCCACCTGCCCAGCTCGTTGCGTCCGAGCCGGGGCCGCATGCGCAACATGATCCGGGTCATGCGCAAGGAACTGGGCCTGACCACTAAGGAATGGCCGGATATCCACCGGGAGATCCGCGACAGCTTCGACGCCATCTGCAAGGAATTCGAGCTCAACGGCCAATTGGCCGCGAAAGTGCTCGAAGTCCTGGAAGAACTCGTCGGCGAATGA
- a CDS encoding phosphate butyryltransferase encodes MRSLDELIVSLRDEPGRRVVVAAGHDPNTIRAAARAAGEHIAEITLVGNGARIDELCGELDLDRSVFEVIDEPEIGAAGARARDMVRDGRADVLMKGLIGTGDYMRLILDKERGLLPGGAVLTHLTVMELPAHVARHGKLLFVSDVAIIPLPDKQTKKKILRYCVDAAHSFGIERPRAALLAASEKVSLKMPATGEAAEITAEAAEEFPDAIVHGPLALDVAISPEACTIKGLDSPVGGAADILVFPNIESGNVFYKAGTLLAGGRLAAVVVGTTAPCVLTSRADSEESKFLSIAFGCRLAG; translated from the coding sequence ATCAGGTCGCTCGACGAGTTGATCGTCTCCCTGCGCGACGAGCCCGGCCGGCGCGTGGTCGTGGCCGCGGGCCACGATCCCAACACCATCCGGGCGGCGGCGCGGGCCGCCGGCGAGCACATCGCCGAGATCACGCTCGTGGGCAACGGCGCGCGCATCGACGAGCTCTGCGGCGAGCTGGACCTCGACCGTTCCGTTTTCGAGGTGATCGACGAGCCGGAGATCGGCGCCGCCGGCGCGCGCGCCCGCGACATGGTCCGCGATGGCCGGGCCGACGTCCTGATGAAGGGCCTGATCGGCACAGGCGACTACATGCGCTTGATCCTGGACAAGGAGCGCGGGCTGCTGCCCGGGGGCGCCGTGCTGACCCACCTGACGGTGATGGAACTGCCGGCCCACGTGGCGCGCCACGGCAAGCTGCTCTTCGTCAGCGACGTGGCCATCATCCCGCTGCCCGACAAACAGACCAAGAAGAAGATCCTGCGCTACTGCGTGGACGCCGCCCACAGCTTCGGCATCGAGCGGCCGCGTGCGGCCCTGCTCGCCGCGAGCGAGAAGGTCAGCCTCAAGATGCCCGCCACGGGCGAGGCCGCCGAGATCACCGCGGAAGCCGCGGAGGAGTTCCCCGACGCCATCGTGCACGGCCCCCTCGCCCTGGACGTGGCCATCTCCCCGGAGGCCTGCACGATCAAGGGACTCGACTCCCCCGTCGGCGGCGCCGCCGACATCCTGGTCTTCCCGAACATCGAGAGCGGCAACGTCTTCTACAAGGCGGGCACCCTGCTCGCGGGCGGGCGGCTGGCCGCCGTCGTGGTCGGTACGACCGCACCCTGCGTCCTGACGTCCCGGGCCGACAGCGAGGAGTCCAAGTTCCTCTCGATCGCCTTCGGCTGCCGGCTGGCGGGCTGA